AGGGGCAGCCATTTTGCTCTGCTGTGGGCTTCTTCCAGTGACCTTTACACGTACTGTGTGGTATGTAGAAGATGACAGAGCATGAGGTGAGAAGACGCTGCCGCTCAGAGCTGAGCTGTGGGGAAAGGCGGGGACAGGCCTGAGGCCAGGCCGAGCTTCTGACTGGACCAGGAGAAACCTCAGCAGAGATAGGAAGTCAGGAGTCAAGCTACTGCTGACCAGAGGACAGAGGTTTCTATGGAGACCACAGGAGCAGGAAGCAGGGGCCCTGCAGGGAGGGGGCTTTGGGAACATAGAGGCATGGGTGCTTTGCAGGACAACTTGTCATAAAATGTCAGTTCAGCCAGTCTCGTAGCCTCCTcagacagacaaggaaactgaggcccgtgTGGGGACGGCTTTGCACGTGGTCACAGAACACTGGCCTGGCTCGCCTCGCCTGTCTTGCTCCTCGCTTGCAGTGACCGCACCACCAGGCAGCTGATGAGACTCCCGGACAGTTGAACTTGGGGCTGCCCGGAAATGTGTGGGCTGGAACATGTCGTGAGGCAACCTCTGCCTCCTGGCCCCTCTTGTCAGTGTGGGTCTGGGGCAGCAGGCAGGGCCCAGACCTCCTCACTACTCGCAGAGTGCCTGGAACACCTCCCCCTACTGACTGCGgccttttgttttctgggtgacACTAGCATCAGGCGGTGTGTCCGGGTGACTAATCTCCTCCAGGCTGGGCAGCTGTCACAGGGCAGCCTGACCAGACGGGCGGGGAAAGCTGACACCCTGGGGGAGTGCTGGCAAGCCAGTGCCCAGGCAGCAGTGGGCAGCTGGGCCTTCAGGCTTCTCTTCCCGGGTGCAGAGCAGACCCgagtcaggcagacctgggttcaagtcctagttCTGCTCCTGACCAGCCTGGGGCCTTTGTCGCTCTTATTAGGGCTCCCTTCCCTACCCCATCTCACTTTAGTCCCAGCCTCGTGGCCCAAAAGGAAAGACGCTGCTCTCCACTACGGCTCTGGGATATGGGCTTTGCCTTCAGGTAGACTTGGGTTCCATCATTGGCCCCCCATTGACTGGCTGTAGACTTTGGGCAGGTTACcgccttgtgcctcagtttcccatcagGAACACAGCATGATGCCGTACCTGTCCATTCATGTTGCTGTGGTTTATAAAATGATACGTGTGTTTGTAAAGGGCTTAGCAGAGTGCCTAGCGCATGgtgggcactcagtaaatgttagctgtgtTGATGCTGATTTTAGTAGGAAGCCAAGAGCTCTCTGTCCACTCCCGTTCTCCTGCCCTCAGAGCTTAactcctgcccttctccctgtcacctgcagaggctgggggctggagcAGGCAGAGACCAAGAGCCAGGCAGTCTCAAACATTGCTTCACCAGGCACGCTGCCTCAGCTGCTCACCGATCACAGGAGCTCGGACATCTTGGCcccatctgcctctcccctaaTATCTGCCCCCATCCAGGGCTTCAGGCTGGCGTTGCTCGCTGGACTCACAGGATGGTAGCAAATTAAAGAGTGGGTGTGTGGGTGGTGGGAGGAACGGGCAGTAGACATGCAGCCCGGTCCTCCACCTATCATCTACCATCATTTGTCCAAGGCTCTCACCCACCATGTGTGACTTCTGCTGGGCCCTCAGCAGGCAGATGTCCCATGGCTGTGACTCAGACCTCTCTGTGGCTACCAGGGCCCAGGAGGTCACCTGATGGCGGGGCACAGGCATCCCTGGGCATTCTGGAGGCATCCCCCATGCCCCAGCTTACCAGgcttcctgccctctccccattGTCAGGAAGAGCTGAGGATGTAGAAATGCCAGTAGCCGGTGAAGAAGGGACAGCCAGGAGTAGGTGAGCTGGTGAGGGAAGCTGGGCACATGTTCAGAACAGGTCAAGGAAGGATGGTTTGAGTGAGGATGGGCCCCATGGGTTCTGCCTCCTGCAGGAGGGAGCTCTGGGGCCGAGAGTTGGAGCTTCTAGTATCGGCTCCTAGGTCAAGGTGCAGTTCACAGCCTCCCTTGAGAGCAGCGCTGGAAGGGTTTTCAGACAGCACCTGTCACCCGGTACTTTCCCACATTGGGAGGTCCATACTAGGCCTTTCCAGAAAGGTAACACGGAGCAGTCTAGTACCAATGAAGTTCTTTTAGCCCCCCAGAGACAGAGATGCACACCCAGAACCCACCCAGAAGGCTTTTCTCTTGGCTCGGGCCTCTCTTTGCTCCCCATACAAAGTCCCCCTGGGTGAGGACTGGAGTGGCTTTCCCCCTGTGCAGCCCCCTTCCAGTTCTGAGGGCCTTGTTCCCCAGGGCCCTGATGATCCCTAAATCAGATCCTCTCCATTTCAAGTGCCACTCTGAGCCTGACCCCATGACTTGGGGCTGAGAGTCTGGGGGCCTTATCTGGActgggtttctttcctttcctttcctttttttcttttttttgttaatgtttgtttacttagagagagtgcaagggtgagcgcgaatgggggaggggcggagagaaagggaaagagagaaaatcccaagtaggctcctcacggGCAGTACtgcgatgtggggctcgatcccgtgaactatgagatcacgacctgagctgaaatcaagagttggatgcccaaccaactgagccacccagatgccccatgggTTTGTTTTCAGAGCGCCTCATTTTATTACCATAGCTTAGTTTGTGCTGTGTCCTAGGAGGGGACACCGAAAGCTAAAACCTGCCCTGAGTTGGTAGCCACACAAAGGCCCAGTGAGAGGAAAAGACGAGGCTTATCCTTTGTTCCGCAGTCCATAGAGGCTGACTGCAAACTGGAACCCAGGACTGCAGACTTCCAgctcccattttttcttttccatcagcCTCAGGcgagggaggcagaggccagggctTTGTGGATTATGGTGCCTGGACAGGAGAGCCACATGGGTAGCTGGAAGCCCCTTGTACCCACTACTGCGGGAGCAGCATAGGGTATAACTGGGGAGAGCGCCAGTGCTTCCAACAGTGGTAAACGTGGGCTCCCTTGAGGATTCTGTGCTACCTTCAAACACCCTGTTTATGGGGGTCAGAGGCCACGGATCCTCCCGCTTCCTCCctgtgtcccttctctgctcagagGGCTGAGGCTGTGACTGGGCTCTCAGGCACAGGATGGGCCGTGGCCTGACCGAGCTCCTGATGCTCCCGATCTCTGCCCAACAGCCATCCACCTGCCCCTGCCATGGAGACCTTCTTTAGGAGACACTTCCAGAGGAAGGcgccaggccctggggaggggcagcggcGGCCCAGCGGCGTGGGGCTGCCCACAGGCAAGGTCCGACGCCGCTCCCCTGCCGGGCAGGCCTCCTCCTCGCTGCTCCAGCGGCGCCGCTCCAGCGCGCAGCTCCACGGCTGCCTCctgggctgtggggtggggaccCGGGGCACCAGCCGCCGGCGCTCCAGCACCGTGCCCCCTGCCTGCAACCCCCGCTTCCTCGTGGATGAGGTGCCCACCCCACAGCCTGCTGCTGTTGGGGCGCAGCTTCTGGGCACGCCCCTGCTGTTGGCTGGGCTTATGGGCAcgaatgaggaggaggaggcagctcGGGAGGAAGACGTGACAGCTGCACCGTTGAGTGCCACCCAGCCAGGCACCAGGAGACCAGGCCCATCCTCACACCGGGGCACCCTGCTGCCTGTGCCTCGCTACCTGCGCCATCGCCGTGCCTCCTCCCACCTGCTCCCCGCCGACGCGGTGTACGACCGTGCCCTCTGGGGCCTGCACGGTTACTACCGGCGCCTCAGCCAGCAGTGGCCCCCAGGCCAACACCCTGGCTCTGGGGGTCGAAGAGCCTCAGGCACCACAGCTGGCCCTGTGATGCCTGCTCGTGTGCGCCCGCTGTCCCGCAGGCGTCAGGTAGCCCTACGGCGCAAGTCAGCGGGACCCCAGACCTGGAGTGCCCTGCTTGCGTAGGTATAGCTGCGGCCGGCAGGGCGAGTGTGTGGCCCCCAAGGGGACTGGCCTGAAGGAAGGACCCTGAGGACTGTGCCTGGCCTGAGGGCACCCCGCTTGGGAATGGCTCTGGATAGTGCCTGGAAGCCAGCGCGCTCCCCAAGGGCTGTGAGGAGGGCTGAGTCTCCTGCAGGGAACCTCTCAGAGTCTTAGGTTGTCCTGGGGCATCTACCCTCCTCATTGCGGTCCCTGTCCTGGCCAAGGGTTAAAGTCACAGTGAGGGCAGAGATCCCAGGTaaggggagaaggaagcagagtCACCAGATGCTCAGCTGGCCTCAGCGATCTCCTTTCCTGTAGGAAAGCCATCACCAAGTCGGGCCTCCAGCACCTGGCACCCCCTCCTCCCGCTCCCGGGGCCCTGTGCAGCGAGCCAGAGCGGCAGATCCGGAGCACTGTGGACTGGAGCGTGAGTGGCGGGGTGCtaggagggagggacaggtggATGGGCTTGGAGCCACAGCAGCAGTTAGAGATGGAAGGAGGTGCTGGGGGCAGCTGTGAGAGGAGCCCATGGGCCTTTGGGTCAGGGCAGACCTCCTAGGGTATCCACATTTGAGCCAAGCCCTCAAGAGTAGGGACAGTgggaggggcacctagctggttcAGTTGGAGGAActtgcgactcttgatcttggagttgtaagttcaagccccacgctgggtgtaaagattacttaaaaaaaaatttttttttttttatcttaaaagagTAGGGACATTGGGGAAACAGGATGGAGCAAAGTAGATTGTGGTGGCTGGAGCagatttgttttgggagagaggagGGTTGGTGGGGCAGGACAGGGACTGACTGGTGGGCTGGGTGGCAGGTTCGCGCTGAGCACGCTTGTCTCGCGGTCTAGGAGTCCGCGACCTATGGGGAGCACATCTGGTTCGAGACCAACGTGTCAGGGGACTTCTGCTATGTTGGGGAGCAGTACTGTGTAGCGAAGATGCTGGTGAGTGAGCTCTCTGCGGCATGCTGCCCCCTGCTGGTAGAGTGGGTCTAGAAGCCTGTAGACAGACCTCTGCTGGCCTTCTTGGGAAGGTGGGAACAGGACTGTCACCTGAGCGCCCGCTGTGGGCTGCCTGAGGATGGCAGGAGGAACGGGGGCTGTATTCTGGTGCCAGGATCAGGGGTTCCCAGTGAACAGAAAGGGAAGATGGAAGGATTTCTCTTCTGGCCCTGGGGCAACATTCTGGACGGAGTTACCTGGTGCTTCAGGGCCTCCTCTTCATTTTCTGCAGCAGAAATCAGTGTCCCGGAGAAAGTGTGCAGCCTGCAAGATCGTGGTGCACACCCCCTGCATTGAGCAACTGGAGAAGGTAAGTGTGAGTGCTCagcctttcctgcccctcccctttggGTGAAGTCCCTCAGCAAACACACATGTGTATTTCTGCACTGATACTCATGTTACAAGCGTTGCCTGCCAAGAGTGCCCCGGCCTGCGTGGTGGTGAAGAGCCAAAGACCCTAGAGCTGAAATGCCTGCATTTGAGTCCTGTCTCCCTCCACTCCTTTATTAACTACCCTATCCCCACTGCCCAGAAcaagcctggcacagagtggggctCACTATGGATGAATAATGAGCGATGGCCGAGACCCCATTTTATTAGCACCTAAATTAACATTTAGAAGGGGCCATGGTCTTGCCGAAGCTAGGCCACTCCTGTGTAGCCCTGAAGCTTGGCTCTGGGCCCGTGCTTCTAAAGCAAGGTAGAGGGGACACTGAGCAGGCAGATCCAGGCCAAGGGTGGGGGGCCCCCCAGGCAGCAGAAACCCCGATCAGCACATGGGAAAGCTTGTAGGACTAGGAGTGGCATCAGCAAGGCTAATGTGGGTCACTTGCCCCAGCCCCTGACTCATAGAGTGAGGTttccctgcaactttgctaaggCTGAAGCAGGGACAGttgggaaaagagagacaaacgTAGCCCCAGGTGTTACAGAGGCTAAGATGGGATCACACCAGTTTTCATAAGTGAGCTAATGGTCTCCAGGGACCAGCCAGCACAAGTCTGCAAGCACCGATCAGGGTGCCTGCACGTGCCTAGGTTGGGAGCATTCGAGGGTAAGGGGAAAATGTGGGAGGAGTAAACCATACTGCCTTTTAATGGTGGGGGAGTGGACACAACACTCCAAGTCTCCCCCATCCCAGGATActaacagaggaaggaaaaagtccTTCTGGCTATGAtagagaggaggcagggatgCAGGAGGGCTTCTGAAAAGAGGTGTCTCACATTCTGAGGGCTCCCAGGATGATTTGGGGCTAGCTCCACCTTGTGAGTGACActtccctggaggaggtggctaTATGCCTGACTCCGTGAAAGGAGGTTCTGACATTTGGGCGGTCATTGCAATGTTTCACAGATAAATTTCCGCTGTAAGCCGTCCTTCCGTGAATCAGGCTCCAGGAACATCCGTGAGGTAAGTGCCCAGGGTAGTTACAGGTTAAGGAGGCCCCAAGTTTCCTGAGTGGACTTCTCCACAGTGTCTCCAGAGTGCCCCCAGGGGACTCAGCAACTTTGAGGCTGCTCTGGGGCCCAGGGAGGTGCAGGGCTGAGGCTCTGAGAGCGTCTCAATGGGGAAGGCCTGGCAGGCCCTGCTTGCAGAGTGGATGGGACACTGCCTGCCTCTTGTGCCTCCTCACTCTTCTCCCCTACCCCGAGCCTCAGTCCCCACCTTGAGGCCATGTTGAGAAGTCTCCAGCCCCTCTCACCTCACACACACTGCTGCAGAGAGCTTCCTGCAGCCCCACCCCTCACTCCGGTgatactctctcttcctccaccagCCAACATTTGTGCGCCACCACTGGGTACACAGGCGACGCCAGGATGGCAAGTGTCGGCACTGTGGGAAGGTGAGGCCCTGCCCAGGGAAGTTGGCCAGCCTGATGACCACCGGACCTGGGCCCTGTGGCCCCCGAGCCTCAGGCTGTGCATGCAGTGTGACCTGCCCATCACCGACTGTTTCTCCTGAGTGCAGAGTCCTAGGGCTCTGTTTCAACCTGGCTGAGGTGCCCGTTCAGTTCCAAAACACCTAGGCTTCTGAACAGAGCAGGAGAGCAGGGAAGAAAGTTATCTTCTACTGCAGGGTATCTGGACTGCTTGGAAATTACACATGAGCCCTCTGAGAATTAGACTTACTCATTTAGTAACTCGGCAGATACTTGTTGAACGCCTGTTGGGTGCTGAGCCCCACTGGGTAGTGGGTAGtgggtccctgccctcctggaggaggagggtgtgGCTTGAAGACAGACTCTGCAGGCAGTCTTCCTGAGCACAGTCCACAGTGTGGTGGTCACTTAGTCATTGTCTGCTTCCTGTGCGTCTCTGTCAGTAAGCATAGGCCATGGAAGGTCGAGGGGCCTTGTCCCTCTTTTCCTTTGCCCACTTTCAGTGCcaagcacagtgtctggcacccAGCAGGCCCTCAGTAAGGTTTGTAGGGCGAACAAGGGTATGAATGTGATAGGTACTGTGAAGAAGCGTGAAGCGCTGTAAGTGCCCAGGGGCCTTGGGGTCTGGGGTCAGGAAGGAGGGCATCTCAGCCTACAGGAATTAGCTGTGGATCCTTTGAGCAGATCACATGTGTGCACCCAACGCCTTGCAGTTAACTTCAGAGAGTCCTAAGCCTCCCTGCTCCAGGGGCTTATTTtacagggttgttttttttttttttttttttttttttttttttttgtcgttttgttctgttttttattttattttatttatttttatttatttttatgttttatttatttttgagagagagagagagaaagcaagcacgggagggacagagagagagagggagacacagaatctgaagacaggctccaggctctgagctagctagctagcagcacagagcccgatgcggggcttgaacccacgaaccgcgagatcatgacctgagccgaagtcggacgcttaaccgaccgagccacccaggcggcccattgtttttttttttttaattttaaaaaatgtgctcaaTTTCCCTGGGTGGAGAGAGGTTGGCAACAGAAGATGAGTTGGGCCTGCTGCTCTGGACCTGGTCCCTGGTGCCCCAACCACCCCCTTCCCCCTAGGGCTTCCAGCAGAAGTTCACCTTCCACAGCAAGGAGATCGTGGCCATCAGTTGCTCCTGGTGCAAGCAAGCAGTGAGTGCTCGTCCTGCCCCGCCGTAGGCCGTCCCCTGGGCTGCACTGGGTGGGGGTCCCCAGGCCTCAGCTCAGCCCGGCTCAGCTGTGCCCCCTCCTCTCTAGTACCACAGCAAGGTGTCCTGCTTCATGCTGCAGCAGATCGAGGAGCCGTGCTCCCTGGGGGTCCACGCTGCTGTGGTCATCCCACCCACCTGGATCCTTCGTGCTCGAAGGCCCCAGGTGAGTCTTGCCTGCACCCTTGACACCACTCCCACGTTTGGGCTCTGCTGACTACCCCAGCCCTCCCACCTTGTCACCAATGCCCCTGCTTCCCTCGCAGAATACCCTCAAGgcaagcaagaagaaaaagagagcatcCTTTAAGAGGAAATCTAGCAAGAAAGGGCCAGAGGTTAGTCCTGGGGCTGGGTGGGCCACTGGAGGGGAACAGGAAAGAGGGGCCTGTTTCTTGGAATACTGAGGCCCCTGGGCTGATGCAGCCTTTGGTGGGTCAGTTTGGGCTCTGGGCCCCAGAGGAGGGTGTGAGGCCAGATCCGAGTTGCCTCTGTATGGCCAGGCCCACTTAAAGTCTGACCTGGAGGTAGAATGAGGGCGCACTGCCGAAAATGGGGGTAAGGTCTTCAAGACAGGAAAGAGCCttattgtctctctgtctccaaggAGGGCCGCTGGAGACCCTTCATCATCAGGCCCACCCCGTCCCCCCTCATGAAGCCCCTGCTGGTGTTTGTGAACCCCAAGAGTGGGGGCAACCAGGTACGCACAGCCTCCCCTCTCCACCGGGAGCCTTGGGGGAGGAACGGGTTCCggctctgcacccctcccctccccagcaacTGCTCCCAGGTTCCATGGCAGGCTCCTGCCCCATCCCTCTTTCCCAGAGATACTGAGGAGATCTGATTCTGTCTCCACCCCTTGCCCCTCGCTGGGCCTGCTTCCCACAGCCACAGCCTTCTCATGTGCTTTTCCCCACTTCAGCCCACCAGCCCTGACTGACTCCCCCGGTCCCCCGCAGGGCGCTAAGATCATCCAGTCCTTCCTGTGGTATCTCAATCCCCGACAAGTCTTTGACCTGAGCCAGGGAGGGCCCAAGGAGGCGTAAGTACTTGCCAAGGCTCCATGGGTACAGTGGCAGGGGGCTTGCCTGGCACTCAGGGTAGGGTGCACATACCCTGACACTTCCGGTCCTCCGACCCCAGGCTGGAGATGTACCGCAAAGTACACAACCTGCGGATCCTGGCGTGCGGAGGCGATGGCACGGTGAGTTCTCCCGCTGCTCGCTTCTCGAGTCTCCCGCCTCTCTGGGGCCTGAGCCTGGGCCCCGCTGGTCTGACCTGGCCTCTTGTGCTCTGCCCCCTCCAGGTCGGCTGGATCCTCTCCACCCTGGACCAGCTGCGCTTAAAACCACCGCCGCCCGTTGCCATTCTGCCCCTGGGCACTGGCAATGACTTGGCCCGTACCCTCAACTGGGGAGGGGTAAGAGCCCACAGCAGGGTAGGAGAGCTGGGGGTGGGCCGTGCGACCCTGCACGCCTCTCCCCAGGAGAGGCTCAGTTCCTGAGCCCTTTGTCCCACCAGGGCTACACGGATGAGCCCGTGTCCAAGATCCTCTCCCACGTGGAGGAGGGGAATGTAGTGCAGCTAGACCGCTGGGACCTCCGTGCTGAGCCCaaccccgacgcggggcccgaggAGCGTGACGAGGGCGCCACTGACCGGGTAGGGCGGCCAGGGCCAGGGGCAGCCGCtacagtgggggcggggggcagtctCGGGAGACCCGGGCTGGCCTCCTCTTTCTCACTTGCCAGTTCAGGGACTTTGGGCAAATCTCTTCGTTTCTCCAGACTTTCAGCTTCTTCCGTACAATGGTAATAATGGTACTCCACAAGCTAGTTGTTATTCAGCCActtggcaaatatttactgaatatctgcCACATGCCAGGCACCATTTTAAGCGGCAACAAAGCAAAGTCCCTGTTCTCACAGAGCTCCTAGAGAATATGGCACTTTGGGGAAGAAGCATCATGGGGGACAGAAAGCCAGGGAAGAGAGTGTCAGCAGAGCTGGGGCTGTTTTGTGTATGGGGCACTTGGAGGAGCCTCACCGGAGCCGGAAGCTGAGAGGGCAGAGCCTCAGGCGGGGAACTGGCTGGAGGAAGAACTTTGTGGTAGATCCTCTTAACTGGGGGAAAGGCTTCCAAAAATGCATGGGCTTAGCGAGCCTGGTGGCCCCTGGCCTGGGCCaggccagagcagggaggggtCTGTTAGGCCCAGCCCTCATGCTGGGCCCGTGACCTTTTTCCAGCTGCCCCTGGATGTCTTCAACAACTACTTCAGCCTGGGCTTCGATGCCCACGTCACCCTGGAGTTTCACGAGTCTCGAGGTTGGCAACCTCTTGCTGAGGAGGCtttgggaggctggggaggaagagacacaggAGGGTCCCTGAGAGGGTCAGAACTTGCCCCCAGCAGTAAAAGAAAGGCACTTGTTCCCAGCCCTTCCTCCTCGCCCCAGGTTGGGAAGCCCCAG
This genomic stretch from Lynx canadensis isolate LIC74 chromosome D1, mLynCan4.pri.v2, whole genome shotgun sequence harbors:
- the DGKZ gene encoding diacylglycerol kinase zeta isoform X3, with translation MEPRDGSPEARSSDSESASASSSGSERDAGPEPDKAPRRLNKRRFPGLRLFGHSHPPAPAMETFFRRHFQRKAPGPGEGQRRPSGVGLPTGKVRRRSPAGQASSSLLQRRRSSAQLHGCLLGCGVGTRGTSRRRSSTVPPACNPRFLVDEVPTPQPAAVGAQLLGTPLLLAGLMGTNEEEEAAREEDVTAAPLSATQPGTRRPGPSSHRGTLLPVPRYLRHRRASSHLLPADAVYDRALWGLHGYYRRLSQQWPPGQHPGSGGRRASGTTAGPVMPARVRPLSRRRQVALRRKSAGPQTWSALLAKAITKSGLQHLAPPPPAPGALCSEPERQIRSTVDWSESATYGEHIWFETNVSGDFCYVGEQYCVAKMLKSVSRRKCAACKIVVHTPCIEQLEKINFRCKPSFRESGSRNIREPTFVRHHWVHRRRQDGKCRHCGKGFQQKFTFHSKEIVAISCSWCKQAYHSKVSCFMLQQIEEPCSLGVHAAVVIPPTWILRARRPQNTLKASKKKKRASFKRKSSKKGPEEGRWRPFIIRPTPSPLMKPLLVFVNPKSGGNQGAKIIQSFLWYLNPRQVFDLSQGGPKEALEMYRKVHNLRILACGGDGTVGWILSTLDQLRLKPPPPVAILPLGTGNDLARTLNWGGGYTDEPVSKILSHVEEGNVVQLDRWDLRAEPNPDAGPEERDEGATDRLPLDVFNNYFSLGFDAHVTLEFHESREANPEKFNSRFRNKMFYAGTAFSDFLMGSSKDLAKHIRVVCDGTDLTPKIQDLKPQCIVFLNIPRYCAGTMPWGHPGEHHDFEPQRHDDGYLEVIGFTMTSLAALQVGGHGERLTQCREVVLTTSKAIPVQVDGEPCKLAASRIRIALRNQATMVQKAKRRSAAPLHSDQQPVPEQLRIQVSRVSMHDYEALHYDKEQLKEASVPLGTVVVPGDSDLELCRAHIERLQQEHEGAGAKSPTCQKLSPKWCFLDATTASRFYRIDRAQEHLNYVTEIAQDEIYILDPELLGASARPDLPTPTSPLPTSPCSPTLRSLPGDVAPPKGEELIEAAKRNNFCKLQELHRAGGDLMHRDEQSRTLLHHAVSTGSKEVVRYLLDHAPPEILDAVEENGETCLHQAAALGQRTICHYIVEAGASLMKTDQQGDTPRQRAEKAQDTELAAYLENRQHYQMIQREDQETAV
- the DGKZ gene encoding diacylglycerol kinase zeta isoform X1 translates to MEPRDGSPEARSSDSESASASSSGSERDAGPEPDKAPRRLNKRRFPGLRLFGHSHPPAPAMETFFRRHFQRKAPGPGEGQRRPSGVGLPTGKVRRRSPAGQASSSLLQRRRSSAQLHGCLLGCGVGTRGTSRRRSSTVPPACNPRFLVDEVPTPQPAAVGAQLLGTPLLLAGLMGTNEEEEAAREEDVTAAPLSATQPGTRRPGPSSHRGTLLPVPRYLRHRRASSHLLPADAVYDRALWGLHGYYRRLSQQWPPGQHPGSGGRRASGTTAGPVMPARVRPLSRRRQVALRRKSAGPQTWSALLAKAITKSGLQHLAPPPPAPGALCSEPERQIRSTVDWSESATYGEHIWFETNVSGDFCYVGEQYCVAKMLQKSVSRRKCAACKIVVHTPCIEQLEKINFRCKPSFRESGSRNIREPTFVRHHWVHRRRQDGKCRHCGKGFQQKFTFHSKEIVAISCSWCKQAYHSKVSCFMLQQIEEPCSLGVHAAVVIPPTWILRARRPQNTLKASKKKKRASFKRKSSKKGPEEGRWRPFIIRPTPSPLMKPLLVFVNPKSGGNQGAKIIQSFLWYLNPRQVFDLSQGGPKEALEMYRKVHNLRILACGGDGTVGWILSTLDQLRLKPPPPVAILPLGTGNDLARTLNWGGGYTDEPVSKILSHVEEGNVVQLDRWDLRAEPNPDAGPEERDEGATDRLPLDVFNNYFSLGFDAHVTLEFHESREANPEKFNSRFRNKMFYAGTAFSDFLMGSSKDLAKHIRVVCDGTDLTPKIQDLKPQCIVFLNIPRYCAGTMPWGHPGEHHDFEPQRHDDGYLEVIGFTMTSLAALQVGGHGERLTQCREVVLTTSKAIPVQVDGEPCKLAASRIRIALRNQATMVQKAKRRSAAPLHSDQQPVPEQLRIQVSRVSMHDYEALHYDKEQLKEASVPLGTVVVPGDSDLELCRAHIERLQQQEHEGAGAKSPTCQKLSPKWCFLDATTASRFYRIDRAQEHLNYVTEIAQDEIYILDPELLGASARPDLPTPTSPLPTSPCSPTLRSLPGDVAPPKGEELIEAAKRNNFCKLQELHRAGGDLMHRDEQSRTLLHHAVSTGSKEVVRYLLDHAPPEILDAVEENGETCLHQAAALGQRTICHYIVEAGASLMKTDQQGDTPRQRAEKAQDTELAAYLENRQHYQMIQREDQETAV
- the DGKZ gene encoding diacylglycerol kinase zeta isoform X2 is translated as MEPRDGSPEARSSDSESASASSSGSERDAGPEPDKAPRRLNKRRFPGLRLFGHSHPPAPAMETFFRRHFQRKAPGPGEGQRRPSGVGLPTGKVRRRSPAGQASSSLLQRRRSSAQLHGCLLGCGVGTRGTSRRRSSTVPPACNPRFLVDEVPTPQPAAVGAQLLGTPLLLAGLMGTNEEEEAAREEDVTAAPLSATQPGTRRPGPSSHRGTLLPVPRYLRHRRASSHLLPADAVYDRALWGLHGYYRRLSQQWPPGQHPGSGGRRASGTTAGPVMPARVRPLSRRRQVALRRKSAGPQTWSALLAKAITKSGLQHLAPPPPAPGALCSEPERQIRSTVDWSESATYGEHIWFETNVSGDFCYVGEQYCVAKMLQKSVSRRKCAACKIVVHTPCIEQLEKINFRCKPSFRESGSRNIREPTFVRHHWVHRRRQDGKCRHCGKGFQQKFTFHSKEIVAISCSWCKQAYHSKVSCFMLQQIEEPCSLGVHAAVVIPPTWILRARRPQNTLKASKKKKRASFKRKSSKKGPEEGRWRPFIIRPTPSPLMKPLLVFVNPKSGGNQGAKIIQSFLWYLNPRQVFDLSQGGPKEALEMYRKVHNLRILACGGDGTVGWILSTLDQLRLKPPPPVAILPLGTGNDLARTLNWGGGYTDEPVSKILSHVEEGNVVQLDRWDLRAEPNPDAGPEERDEGATDRLPLDVFNNYFSLGFDAHVTLEFHESREANPEKFNSRFRNKMFYAGTAFSDFLMGSSKDLAKHIRVVCDGTDLTPKIQDLKPQCIVFLNIPRYCAGTMPWGHPGEHHDFEPQRHDDGYLEVIGFTMTSLAALQVGGHGERLTQCREVVLTTSKAIPVQVDGEPCKLAASRIRIALRNQATMVQKAKRRSAAPLHSDQQPVPEQLRIQVSRVSMHDYEALHYDKEQLKEASVPLGTVVVPGDSDLELCRAHIERLQQEHEGAGAKSPTCQKLSPKWCFLDATTASRFYRIDRAQEHLNYVTEIAQDEIYILDPELLGASARPDLPTPTSPLPTSPCSPTLRSLPGDVAPPKGEELIEAAKRNNFCKLQELHRAGGDLMHRDEQSRTLLHHAVSTGSKEVVRYLLDHAPPEILDAVEENGETCLHQAAALGQRTICHYIVEAGASLMKTDQQGDTPRQRAEKAQDTELAAYLENRQHYQMIQREDQETAV